From one Trueperella pyogenes genomic stretch:
- the guaB gene encoding IMP dehydrogenase, which produces MVTEDPFALVGLTYDDVLLLPNETDVVPSEVDTSSRLTRNITVHVPLLSAAMDTVTESGMAVAMARQGGIGILHRNLSIADQAQQVRVVKRSESGMISDPVTIGPEATIDELDALCGQYKISGLPVVDADGKLLGIITNRDLRFISQENWATMRVAEAMTRMPLITGKQGIDREEAARLLRENKIEKLPLLDDDGRLTGLITVKDFTKSEKYPNSTKDASGRLRVGAAVGYWGDAWERAQALAEAGVDVLVVDTANGEARLALDMIRRIKSDALFDGVDVIGGNIATTEGAQALIDAGVDAVKVGVGPGSICTTRVVAGIGVPQVTAIHLASLACGPADVPLIADGGLQYSGDIGKALVAGASTVMLGSLLAGCEESPGELVFVNGKQYKSYRGMGSLGAMSSRGRVSYSKDRYFQADVSSDDKIVPEGIEGQVPFRGPLGSVIYQLVGGLHQTMFYTGARSIPELQAKGRFVRITAAGLRESHPHDIQMTVEAPNYSSHS; this is translated from the coding sequence GTTCTCCTCTTGCCGAACGAGACGGATGTGGTTCCGTCCGAAGTCGATACATCCTCCCGTTTGACCCGCAACATCACCGTTCACGTCCCGCTGTTGAGTGCGGCGATGGATACGGTGACCGAGTCGGGCATGGCGGTTGCGATGGCCCGCCAAGGCGGTATCGGCATTCTCCACCGCAATCTATCTATCGCTGATCAGGCACAACAGGTGCGTGTGGTCAAGCGTTCGGAATCGGGGATGATATCGGATCCGGTGACGATCGGCCCGGAGGCCACAATCGATGAGCTCGACGCGCTGTGCGGACAGTACAAGATTTCTGGCCTGCCGGTCGTCGACGCCGATGGCAAGCTCCTCGGCATCATCACCAACCGTGATCTGCGTTTCATCTCCCAAGAAAACTGGGCTACGATGCGCGTTGCCGAGGCGATGACGCGCATGCCGCTCATCACCGGCAAACAGGGCATTGACCGCGAGGAGGCAGCTCGCCTTCTGCGTGAGAACAAGATCGAAAAACTGCCGCTGCTCGACGACGACGGGCGGCTGACCGGCCTGATCACCGTCAAGGACTTCACCAAGTCGGAGAAGTATCCGAATTCCACGAAGGACGCCAGCGGGCGTCTGCGTGTGGGCGCGGCGGTTGGCTACTGGGGTGACGCCTGGGAGCGCGCGCAGGCCCTGGCGGAGGCAGGCGTGGACGTACTCGTCGTGGACACGGCCAACGGGGAGGCTCGCCTGGCATTGGATATGATCCGGCGAATCAAATCCGATGCCCTTTTCGACGGCGTGGACGTGATCGGCGGAAACATAGCAACGACGGAGGGTGCCCAGGCGCTGATCGATGCCGGCGTGGACGCAGTCAAGGTTGGCGTGGGCCCGGGCTCCATTTGTACGACGCGCGTCGTGGCCGGCATCGGGGTACCGCAGGTGACGGCTATCCATCTTGCCTCGCTCGCGTGTGGCCCGGCGGACGTGCCGCTCATCGCCGACGGCGGTCTGCAGTACTCCGGCGATATCGGCAAGGCGCTCGTCGCCGGCGCTTCGACCGTGATGCTGGGCTCGCTTCTGGCCGGATGCGAGGAATCGCCCGGTGAGCTCGTGTTCGTCAACGGCAAGCAGTACAAGTCGTACCGCGGAATGGGATCTTTGGGCGCGATGAGTTCGCGCGGGCGTGTGTCCTATTCTAAGGATCGCTATTTCCAGGCTGACGTCTCCTCCGATGACAAGATCGTCCCTGAGGGGATCGAGGGGCAGGTGCCGTTCCGTGGCCCGCTCGGTTCGGTGATCTACCAGCTTGTGGGCGGGTTGCACCAGACGATGTTCTATACGGGCGCTCGCTCGATTCCGGAGTTGCAGGCGAAGGGCCGCTTCGTGCGTATCACCGCGGCGGGTCTGCGTGAATCGCATCCGCACGACATCCAGATGACGGTAGAAGCACCGAATTACTCATCGCACAGTTAA